In the Paenibacillus sp. FSL R7-0337 genome, TGGTTTATCCAGCGGGATGCACTTAATCTGGTCTGCACTTTCGCCCGGCCGGGACATAAGGGAGTGCGGGAATATCTGCTGAAGAAGCTGAAGGTGCCTCCGCAGCCCAGAGATGACGAGGTTCTTCCTAACATCTTCATTGGACTTGAACGTGCAGGAGTTCCTGAGCCGGGACGCCTGGAGCTGCTTATGTCTGCACTGGAGAGCGGCAGATTCGATCAGACGAACCAGTTCAGCAATTCGCTGACCCGCCTGATGGAGCGGTTGCCGGCTGGATACCGTTCCCGGCTGGAAGCTGCGGCGCCAAGGTACACGTTCGTGGCCAAGCGGCAACTGGAGCACCTGATCAGTATCATGAACGAATTAAATTCACTTAGGGAGGACAATCCATGAGCACAGCGTTATTGCAGGAGCTGCATCAGGAATACAGAAGACTGTATATTGCCGGAAGTGAGCTGGCGGCCGGAGATTTCCGTCTGAAGCGGCTGCTTCCGCAATTTCAGCAGCTAGGCGAGCGGTCACCGGTCTTTAAGAAGCTAGGCGAGGGAATCACTGCACTGATTGAACCGGGTAGTCCGGACGGTCCTGCCCCGGGTATTCAGTTGCAGGAGAATACCCTGCTGCTGGAGTCCGTGCTGTACACCCAGGGAACGACAACCGTGGATGGGACGCCCGGACTCTTGCCGGTCCGGAAGTTCACTCTTCAGACGAATCAGACTTACCGGAAGCTTGCGCCTGTGATTGAAGCGCTCACCACTACCGGAAGCGGCAGATATGAGATTGTATTGGATGCCTATAAGGAAGGAGTCTTTCAGGATCTGCGTCTGCTGCCGCTGGCTGTCTCAGCGCTGAACGACCCGTATTCGGAGCTGGCAGAATATGCGAAGAATCATATTCTGCCTTCTTATGGGCCGGAGATCGCCGGATACCTGCTGGAGAGCTTCAACCCGGCAGGGGGGCGAAGCGAGGTCCGCAAGCTGGAGGTCATTGCCCAAGCAGGCGCTTCCAGTCACCTGGACGTTATTGTTCAAGCAGCCGAGAACGGTAGTGATGAGATCCGGGCAGCGGCCATGAAGTGTCTGGGAGAGTATGGGGAATATACAGCACTCCTGCTGGAGTGGTCTTCCGACAAAAAGAAAATCATCCGTGAAGCCGCCTACACAGCGCTGGCGGCGGGTGGAACGGCACAGGGAGCAGAGCGGCTCATTGAGGTGTTCCTCCAGAAGAAGGACCGTGAGATGTTAGCCGCAGTGCTGGCGTATGGGGCTCCTGCAGAGGTCTATGCGAGGCTTACGGCATTATTCATGGATGAGCTTACGGCCGCACCGGAGACGAATGCCGATAAGAAAATCACCGAGAAGGCCTGGGATGAGCTGGCTCCCTTCATGGCGGCTCTCCGCCAGGCAAAGAGTGCGGAACTGGATGCCATTTATAGCTATGTTCTTAAGGAGTATGACCGCTATACTTCCCTCGGCTGGATTCATCTGATTGACCAGGCGGCCTGGTACAAGCAGGAATCAGCGGATAACGCCGCGCTGGAAGAGCTCGCAGAGCTGGCGCAGCGCAGCGTGCGGTATCTGCCGAATTATTTCCATGCGGCCAAGCGGAGAGTCAGCCCGCAGGAGAAGTTCGACCGGTTCGCTGGAACCCTCACGGAGACCAAGCTGATCGGGCAGGCGGCCAAGCAGGCGGCTCAGCGCTCGCAATTGCTGATCCATACGATCGAGGAGCAGGCAGTGGACCTGTACTGGGACTATGAGGTGCGTTGGGATGCCTCGGGCGTCAGACAATATAACAGGCGGATCATGTCGGCTGAAGAGGTTGCTGCCGAATGGGACCCGCGCTGGCTGGAATGGTCCATCAAGCAGGATGCCATGAATCTGGCCTGTGTCTTCGCCCGGCCCGGACATCAGGGAGTGCAGAATTACCTGCGGGGCAAGCTGGAAGGTACGCTCAAACGGTACACGTATGACCGTCTCGCGAATATTTTTAAAGGACTGGAGAGGGCAGAACTGCCTGAGACGGAGCGGCTGGAGCTGCTGATCTCTGCGCTCGAAGAGAACAACGTACGCAATTTGTATACCTTTGACCACTACTTGTTCGAGATGATGGAGCGCTTCCCTGCCAGCTATGTGGACCGGGTGAAGGAGATCGCCCCCCGGTTCAAATATGAATCCAAGCGCCAGCTGGAATATATACTGGACCAGCTAGTAAGTAAGCAGTAAAGTCTGCAATATACTTAGTGTCACCGGCACGGAAGAGATTGTCCCGGATGGACGGGGATATATAAAGGAGAGGTGTACATGTCAACAGAACAAGGTCAGCTTCAGGATTACATGCGTCTGCCGGCTGAAATCCTGTATCGTGAGGAGCTGGAAGCTCTACGCAAGGAGGATAGCGGACGTATTCCTGCCGGCTGGCAGATGTCCCCGCGCTCAGTCCTCACCTTCATTACTGGCGGCAAGGCGGGCAAGACCGTGATTACCCCGAAATATATCGGCAACACCCGGCTGATCGAGATGGCCGTTGCCACACTGGTCACTGACCGGGCGCTGCTGCTGATCGGGGAGCCGGGCACCGCGAAATCCTGGCTGTCCGAGAATCTGGCAGCGGCGATCTACGGCAACTCAGGCATGGTAGTGCAGGGGACTGCGGGAACAAGCGAAGAGCATGTGCGCTATTCCTGGAACTACGCCATGCTCCTGGCGAATGGTCCGACGCCGGAGGCGCTGGTCAAGAGCCCGATTATGCGGGCGATGGAGGACGGTGGTATTGCCCGGTTTGAAGAAATCTCCCGCTGTGCCTCCGAGGTACAGGACGCGCTGATCTCGATTCTGTCGGAGAAGACGATCTCCGTGCCGGAGCTGGGCAAGGAGACCAGTGCCCGCAAGGGTTTTTCGATTATAGCCACTGCTAATACGCGGGACCGCGGAGTCAATGAGATGTCCGCTGCCCTGAAGCGGCGCTTCAATATCATTGTGCTGCCTGCGCCATCGGACCTTGAGACGGAGCTGTCGATTGTGAAGAAGCGTGTGGGTGAGATCGCCTCCTCCTATGAGCTGCAGGCTGCTGTTCCGGCAGATGAAGCGCTGCTGAAGGTGGTCACCATCTTCCGCGAGCTGCGCAGCGGCATGACCCTCGACAAGAAGGAGAAGGTGAAGACTCCAGCCGGTGTAATCTCCACGGCAGAAGCGATCTCCCTGCTGACGAACAGCATGGCACTGGCGGCAAGCTTCGGGAGCGGAGAACTGACCGACGAGGATCTGGCAGCGGGACTCCAAGGGGCGATCGTCAAGGATGACGACAAGGATAAGCTGGTGTGGAAGGAATATCTGGATAATGTAATGAAGAAAAAAGGAGCGGACTGGCGCGGACTCTATCAAGCCTGCAAGGAGATGAACGAGTGAGCAGGGCAGCGGTTGCCGGTGTTCATGTCTTCGGAGTCCGGCATCTGTCTCCGGGCGGTGCCAGACATGTCCTGGAATATTTGAACGAGCTGCAGCCGACCGCCGTGCTGATTGAGGGGCCGAGTGATGCAAGCGGAGAGATCCGTCATTTAACCCATGCGGTAACAAAGCCGCCGGTAGCTATTCTGGCCTTCACCGAGGATCTCCCCGTGCGGACGGTGCTCTGGCCGTTCGCTGTGTATTCCCCGGAATATCAGGGGATGAAATGGGCGCAGGAGCATGGAGCACAGGCAGAGTTCATCGACCTGCCTTCTTCTGTAACATTGGGGCTGCAGGATGCGTTACGGCAGGATGCCGGCGGACGCCCGGAGCTGAAGCCTGTGGCTGAGGAACAGGGGGAACCGGCGGAAGAGGAAGTCCGTGAGCCGGAGTCCGTATACAGCCGGATTGCCCGGCTCGCCGGTGAGCATGACTATGATATGTACTGGGAGCGTAATTACGAGCATAACGCCAGCAGCGGTGCCTACCGCGCCGCGATACTGGCCTTCTCAGGACAGATGCGGGAGCTGTCGGAGTCCACGGAGCGCGCAGAGCAGCCGCGGGAATATGCATATAACGCATTGCGAGAATCTTATATGCGGCGGCAGATTCAGCTCAAGATTGACGAAGGGCATCTGCCGGAGAAGATTGTTGTGATCTGCGGTGCATACCACGCCGCCGCACTGGCCGATCTCTCGGAGGGGATGAGCGATGCGGAGCTGGCGTCATTGCCTGCACGCTCTACCAAGCTGACGCTGATGCCTTATTCCTACTATAAGCTCTCTACCATGTCTGGCTACGGTGCGGGTAATGCGGCTCCGCACTACTTCCAGATGATGTGGGAGCTGATGGCCTCCGGCCGCTCTGAGGAGCTGCCCCATCTCTATCTCTCCTCTGTGGCCCGGATGGTGCGCAGAGCAGGGACGCACCGCTCCACGGCTGAAGTCATTGAAGCGGTGCGGCTGGCGGAGTCGCTGGCTTCGCTGCACGGCGGAAGCGCGCCTACGCTGCGTGATCTGCGGGATGCCGCGCAGACCTTGCTCGGGCATGGGGATCTGGCTGTTATCGCTGATTCGCTGGCCCGGGTCGATGTTGGCACGAACATCGGAAGGCTGGCCGACGGCGTCAGCCAGACGCCGATTCAGGATGACCTGAACCGGCTGCTGAAGCGCTACAAGCTGGAGAAGTACAGATCGACCGTAGCCAGCGACCTGACGCTGGATCTGCGTGAGAACCGCCGGGTGTCAAGCAGTGAAGCGGCTTATCTCGATCTGCACCGCTCCGTGCTGTTCCACCGGCTGGAGCTGCTCGGTATCCACTTCGCCCGGAATGTGCCGAGCGGCCAGTCCGGGGCGACCTGGGCGGAGCACTGGATACTCCAGTGGGCGCCGGAGGTAGAGATTGAGATTGTGGAGTCTACCCTGCTGGGGGAGACCATTGAAGTGGCGGCAGCCTATGTGCTGCGAGAGAAGCTGCTGGAATGCAGCTCCATCTCTGAGGCATCGGCGCTGATTGTCACCGCCTGCGAATGTGCCATGACCACGCAGATGGAGGAGAGCAGCCGCGTACTCCAGCGCCTAGCGGTAGACAGCCGGGATGTTGTCTCGATTGCCACGGCAGCCAGGGAGCTGGCCAAGATCATCGGCTATGGCGACATCCGCAAGGTGGATACGGCCCCGTTCATACCGCTGCTGGAGGAGCTGTTCCGCCGGGGCTGCCTGTTCCTGCTGGATGCCAGCGGCTGCAATGATGAAGCAGCGGCGCTGATGATCGGCGCAATGAATGATCTGAACAACATCTCGCAGGAGCATAGCGAGATTGCAGATACGGCCCTGTGGCTGCAGGAGCTGCTGCAGCTGGCGCAGCGGGATGACCGCAACCCGCGGCTGTCGGGCTTCGCCTGCGCGATCCTGATGGAGCGTGGAGCCATTCCTGCCGGGGAGGTTGCGGCGGAGGTGTCGCGCCGCTTGTCTCCAGGAATACCGGCGGACCTCGGGGCAGGCTGGTTCGAAGGGCTGTCCATGCGTAACCGCTATGGGCTGCTGTCGCGGATGAGCCTGTGGGAACAGCTGAATGACTATATCAACGCCTTGGAGGATGAGGAATTCAAGCGTGCGCTGGTCTTCCTGCGCCGGGCGTTCAGCACCTTCTCCCCGCGTGAGAAGACGATGATCGCCGAGCTGCTGGGTGAGCTGTGGGGCGTGAACACAGAGCAGGCCGCCGAGATTCTGACAGGAGAACTGAAGGAGGAGGAAGCCAAAATGCTGGATGATCTGAATGATTTTGACTTCGGGGATCTGTAGATGGGTGATGAAGAGCTGAAGGAGGAGAACCAGAACAGCGCCCTTACACGCTGGCGGCTGATTCTGGGGCAGGACGCGGAAGAGGCCTTGCCCGGCTTCGGCCCGGGCAGCGGCCGGATCTTGAGCGAGGAAGAGCTGATTATGGATGCCGCGCTGGCGGCTATATACAATGAGACAGGTGCAGGCAAGGCAGAAGGGAGTGCCGCTGCCGCATCGAAGGGCAGAGGCGCAGGCTCGGGACATGCCGCAATTAACCTGTCCAAGTGGCTCGGGGATGTGCGGAATTTCTTCCCGGAGGATGTGGTCTCGGTTATTCAGACCGATGCGATGGAGCGTAAGGGCTGGAAGCAGCTGCTCTTCGAACCGGAGCTGCTGGCGGCAGTGAAGCCGGATATCCAGCTGGTCGGTACGCTGCTGGCACTCAAGGGCAAAATCCCGGAGAAAACCAAAGATACCGCCAGAATGCTCGTTCAGGCGCTCGTGGATGAGCTGGTCAAGCTGCTGGAGACCGATATCCGCCGTGCGGTTACCGGAGCCCTCAACAAGCGGCAGCATTCCCCGCTGCCTTCGCTCAGCGGGCTGGACTGGAAACGGACGATTGAACGCAATCTGAAGCACTACGATGCGGAGCGGCGGATGATTATCCCCGAACGCTTCTTCTATTTCGACCGGGCCCGCCGCAGCAAGGAATGGACGGTCATTGTGGATATTGACCAGAGCGGCTCGATGGCCAGCTCGGTGATCTGGGCGTCGGTGATCGGCTCGATCTTCGCCAGTATCCCTGCGCTGAACACGCGTGTCGTTGCTTTTGACACCGAGGTGGTAGACTTGACAGAGCAGTGTGCGAATGATCCTGTTGACATGCTCTTCGGCATCCAGCTCGGGGGCGGCACGGATATTCATAAGTCGGTGAAGTATTGCGAGCAGTTCATCGAGGAGCCGAAGAAGACATTGTTCATTATCGTATCGGACCTGTATGAGAACGGCAATCAGGCCGGACTGGTCCGGCGGATGCGTGAGCTGCGGGAATCCGGGGTGCGGACGATGACGCTCTTGGCTCTCTCCGATGAAGGCAAGCCTTCCTATGATGAACGGCTGGCCGCCCAGCTCACCCGTGATGGAACGCCTTGCTTCGCCTGTACTCCGGCACTGCTGCCTGTCCTGGTGGAGGGGGCGCTGAAGGGTCAGGAGCTGGGTGAGCTGGCGAAGCGGCTCGGGATGACGCGATAATTTCATTAGAAGAGGAAACACTTACTTTATAATCACATATTGTGTAACATGCCGCTATCCTTTATAATCGGTTATTAAAAAGCGCTTTTCGCTAGGCGCTGCTTGAAAGGAAATGAATTTCTTATGTCGAGTAAGCTCAGAGCGGGTATTGTTGGCGGTACCGGTATGGTCGGCCAGCGTTTCATTGCACTTTTGGAGAATCATCCATGGTTTCAGGTAACAGCGATTGCGGCGAGCGCGAATTCAGCCGGCAAGTCCTATGAGGAGTCTGTTCAAGGCAGATGGAAGCTATCCACTCCTATGCCCGAAGCCGTCAAAGGCATTATGGTTCAAGACGCCTCCAAGGTGGAGGAAGTGGCTGCGGATGTGGATCTGATCTTCTGCGCCGTAGATATGAAGAAGGAAGAGATCAAGGCGCTGGAAGAAGCTTATGCGCGTACCGGAACTCCGGTGATCTCCAACAACTCGGCACACCGCTGGACACCGGATGTTCCGATGGTGATTCCCGAGATCAACCCGGAGCATCTGGAGGTCATCGCCCAGCAGCGCAAGCGTCTGGGGACGGAGACCGGCTTCATCGCCGTGAAACCGAACTGTTCCATTCAGAGCTATATGCCTACCCTGAATGCACTTCATGAGTTCAAGCCTTCTAAGGTAGTTGTAACTACTTATCAGGCAATTTCAGGTGCCGGCAAGACCTTCGCAGATTGGCCAGATATGCTGGATAACGTGATTCCATACATCGGCGGAGAAGAAGAGAAGAGCGAGCAGGAGCCGCTGCGGATCTGGGGTAAGGTAACTAGTGAGGGGATTGTCCCAAGCACGCAGCCGGTAATCACCACACAGTGTATTCGTGTGCCTGTTGCTGACGGCCATATGGCGGCAGTCTTCGCCTCCTTTGAGCAGAAGCCTTCCCGCGAAGAGATTCTGGAACGCTGGAACAGCTTCCAGGGGCGTCCGCAGCAGCTCGGTCTGCCGAGCGCGCCTAAGCAGTTCATCACGTATTTTGAGGAAGAGAACCGCCCGCAGACTCGTCTGGACCGTGACATTGAGAATGGCATGGGTATCTCCGCAGGTCGTCTGCGCGAGGATTCACTGTACGATTACAAATTCGTCAGCTTGTCCCACAATACGGTAAGAGGCGCTGCCGGAGGTGCGGTACTGATCGCTGAATTACTGAAGGCCGAAGGATATATTCAGCCTAAATAAGCCATTCTATGCTCTTGGATGGATACCCGTTACGCAGCCTGCCGGAGGCTCCTTCGCGCAGGCTGTTTGCAGTTGGACCTGACAATCCGCCCGAAATAATGGTAAGATAGAGTAATGTACGGCGAAAACTGAATATTGACGGAGTGATATTGTGGCAAAAAGTAAAGGCGGCGGTACAGGCAGAGGAACAGGCAGCAAGGGCTGGACCCGCTGGAATAAGACAGCAAAACCCGTGAAGCCGGCCAAAAGCGGCCCTCCCGGAAGCCCAGGCGCTAAAGGGGCCAAACCAGTCAAGCCAGCTAAGAGTGGCAGCGGCAGCAGCAAAACCGGAGGCGCTAAATAAGCGGACATCTGCCCATTGATAATTACCAAATATAAGGGTTATAGGTTGGAGCAACATCTGATTTGTATGTAAATCAGGTGTTCTTTCATATGTAGGACCTGAAAGCGGGCACTTCATGAGAATTAATAAATATATCAGTGAGACTGGCGTCTATCCGCGCAGAGAGACGAACCGGCTGATTGCCGCCGGAAGGATCACGATTAACGGGAAGATATGTGCGCCTGGAGCAATGGTGGAGCCTGGAGATACGGTGGCTGTAGACGGAATTACTGTGACTCCAGACCGGGAGGAGCGGGTCTATCTGGCGCTGAACAAGCCGATAGGCATTACATGTACAGCCGCCCGGCACGTGGAAGGGAATATAGTAGATTATATCAACTATCCATCCCGGATTTTTGCCGTCGGCAGACTGGATAAGCACTCGGAAGGGCTGATTCTCCTGACCAATGACGGGTCGATTGTCAACCGGATGATGCGGTCTGAGCATAGTCATGAGAAGGAGTACCGGGTGAGCGTGGACAAGCCGGTCACGGAAGAGTTTTTGGCGGAGATGTCAGCGGGTGTAGATATTCTGGAGACCCGGACCAAGCCATGCCTCACCCGGCGGATCGCGGATAAGGAGTTCATGATTATTCTGACCCAAGGGCTGAACCTGCAGATCCGCCGGATGTGCAAGGCGCTGGGCTACCGTGTGCTCCGCCTGGAGCGGATACGGATTATGCATATCACGCTCAGCGGTCTGCCGCAAGGGCAGTGGAGACGGCTGACGGAGGAAGAACTGGTGGAGCTCCATGCACAACTGGATGGTTAACCGCAACTCACATACTAAGGTACAGGCTTCCGAAGCTTGCTCTGCGATGGGCATATTAGGAAGCCATGCTACCACGACACGACATTTAGGAGGATCACATGCGGATTATAAGCTTATTGATAGCCTTAGCAATTATAGCGGGTTGCTCAAGAACAGGGGGTGGCGGATCAGTAGAACCGTCCGCAGCGCCAGCCGCTTCCCCGGCAGCGGATCTCTCGGCAGTACCTGGAGGGCATCAGGAGGAAGACACGGCTGACGCAGCGCTGGCGGAAGTGTCACCTGAGATAGCGGATGAGTATTCGGGCTTCGTACATATGGATGCGGTTCAGTTGAACGGGCAGATTTTTCAGGTATATTACTGGAACAAGGGAGAGTTCAACTATACACAGTTCGCCATCGTCAAGGAGGGCAAAATGGTCTTTGACAGCAAGAAGGCCGGGCTTACCCTGGAAGGCGGCGACATTTGGAATGAGGAGGAGCAGCTCTGGGCCGAAGCGGTTGTGCAGAACAACCGGAATACCTTCTTGTTCAGTCTGATGGATAACCGTCCTGCTTACGCGTCTATTGTGGTCGAAGAGATCGACGGAACAATGCAGGTAACGGTTAACGATCTGTTCAGCGTGAATTATGAGGATGTGGATCAGGATGGAAGTGAGGATCTGCTGGCCAGCCCTTATCCGGGGCAATCTCCTCTGGGTCCGGCGCTGATGGGCATCTATCAGCTGGAAGGGACGAATTATGTGCCAGATAAGCTGCTTACCAAGCAATACGCGGTCGATCAGCTTCAGCTCAGTGAGCAGGAGTATAAAAACAATCCGTCCGAGCAGACATTAGAGCAGCTGCTGAACGCCTACCTGATTCTCGGGCGGCGCAGTATCGCGCTGACGCGGTTCGAAGAGTTCCATGAGTGGGCCGGACAGCTTCCCGGTTACGGCGGCTATGTGGATGAATACCAACGGCTGCTGCAGAGCACGGAGACCGCTGAACAAATCAGCGGCTGGATGGACAAGCTGAAGCCGCTGCGTACTACGCGATAGGCCACACTGATCGCGGGCAAGAAGAGAAGGGATTCCGGGGGGCAGGTGATGCTGCTCCAGGAATCCCTTTTTCATGAGCTACGACCGCGCCTGCTGGCTTATGAATCTTCCCGCTGAAACTGCTTGTTGTACAAATCCCGGTATACCCCATTCTCTGCCAGCAGGGAAGCGTGCTGCCCCGACTCAATAATCCTGCCGTCCTGAACAACCAGAATATTGTCGGCTGCCATGATGGTGGAGAGACGGTGGGCGATGACCATGCTGGTCTTGCCGCGCAGCAGTTCATGCATCGCTTGCTGGATGTAATATTCCGATACCGTGTCCAGCGACGAGGTGGCTTCGTCCATGATGATAATGGGCGGATTCTTGAGCAGTACGCGCGCGATGGACATCCGCTGTTTCTCACCGCCCGACAGCTTAATACCCCGATTGCCGACGACCGTGTTGTAGCCCTCAGGCAGCTTCAGAATGAAATCATGAATATAAGCGGCTTCGCAGGCGGCCGTCAGCTCGGCTTCCGTGGCTTCAGCGTTAGCATAGAGCAGATTCTCACGGATCGTTCCATTGAACAGATATGTGTCCTGGGTGACGAGGCCTATCTGCGAGCGAAGCGAATGCAGCGTGAACTCGCGGATGTCCTTGCCGCCGATACGGATCATACCCGAATCCAGCTCATAGAGCCGGGGAATCAGGTTGGTAATGGTAGTTTTGCCTGCTCCGCTGGGTCCGACCAGGGCAGTCAGTGATCCGGCGGCTCCCGTGAAGGAGATCCCGCTCAGTGCGGGCTTATCCGGGGCGTAAGCGAAATTCACCTGCTCGAAGACGATGTCTTGTCCCTCTACGCGGCTTGGAAGAGCCAGCTTAGCATCCACAATCAGCGGGTCCATATCGAAATAGTCAAAAATCCGTTCAAACAGCGCCACCGAACGGTTCACATCCACATAGAGATTGGTCATCTGCATAACCGGAATATACAATCTGCTCAGCAGTGCCACAAAGGTGATAATTGCTCCGACACTCAGCTCTCCCTGGATGAATAAATATCCACCGTACAGATAAATCATCATTGGCCCGATACTGGTGAAGGTGGTAAGGACCAGCATGAACCAGCGGCCGGCCATGGATTCGCGGATTTGCAGCCGTGTTGCCTGGGCATTTACTGTCCGGAAGCTTGCCAGTGCGGTGTCCTCTCTGGTGAACAGCTTCATAAGCATGTACCCGCTGAGGCTGAGTGTCTCCTCAATGATCTGATTCTGCTCCGAGATCTTCTCCTGCGTCTCTTTGGCCAGCTTCCAGCGCACATTGCCCATTTTGCGGGTGGGTATGATGAATAAGGGAATGACCAGGATACCTAGCAGCGCAAGCTTCCAGTTCATGATGAACAAGGTTGCCGCCGTGGAGATCAGAATGAACAGATTGCTGGCACAATTGACGATGGTGCTGTTGAACACGCCTTGAATCCCAGCAATGTCACTGGTCATCCGGGTGATGACCTCGCCTTGCTTAACACCTGAGTAGAACTGCAGCGGCATGCTCTGCAGATGGCGGTACATCTGGTTTTTCATATCATGGACAATATTCTGGGAGATAAAAGAGTTCAAATAATTCTGCAGCACGCCCAGCAGTCCGGACACAACCGTTGTAGCCAGCGAGGCGGCAACCAGCAGGAAGAGCAGCTGCAGATTCTTGTCCGGAAGCGCCCGGTCAATGATCTGCTGAATCAGGATAGGAGGGAGCAGCCCCAGCACTGCGGATATGCACAATACAGTCATCACCAGCAGAGTCTGCTTCCAGTACGGGGCGAAATACTTGACGATGCGTAATAGCAGCGCTTTGGATATATCCGGCTTTGCCTCCTCCTCATCGAACTTTAATTTGCCATGCCCGAAGCCTCCTCCGGGTCCTATGGCTCTGAAGCCTCTCGACAATAGGGTCACCAGCTTTGCTTGAATTTTAGGGATACTATATATGTAAAAATAATCCTGTAATATGTCTGTCATGGGCATTATACGCCTGGATTTTCCGGATGTAAATGCTAAACTGGATAGGTTGGAATGAACTGGAGAACTAAATGGCAGCCCTAAGATTGAGAGGAGAGGGACAGAATGATTATAGATGCACAGGAATATGAAAACAAAGGACTCCGCTACACGGTGAGATCAGCCGTGCCGCAGGATGCCCCGCAGTTGTCCGCGCTGAGACTGACGGTCGACGGGGAGACGGAGAATTTAGACCGGGTTCAGGGGGAAGCATTCATCGACCCGGAGGGCTTCCGGTCGCTTATAGCGGCGGATACGGCCAGCGGCACGAACCTGTTTCTGGTTGCCGGGGTTCAGGACAGGCTGGCGGGCTTCGCCAGATGTGAAGGAAGTCCGCTGCGCAGGCTGGCCCATCAGGCCGAGTTCGGAGTCGGAGTGCTCCAGGAGTTCTGGGGATACGGCATCGGCCGGAGCCTGCTGGAGCAGTCTATCAACTGGGCGGATTCTATCAGACTGGAGAAGCTGAGCTTGAAGGTTCTGGAGAGGAATGACAAGGCGATCCGGCTCTATGAGAGCCTGGGCTTCGAGGTCGAAGGTGTCCTGCGCAGAGACAAGCGGCTGGCCGATGGACAATTCTATTCTACAATTGTTATGGGCAGATTACGCGGGGATAGAGGGGGAGCGTAAGCCAAATGTAATCGGAAAACCGATCATAATTGGACTGGGCGCGCCACATAAGCCAGATGTAATCGGAAAACCGATCATAATTGGACTGGGCGTGCCACGTAAGCCAAATGTAATCGAAAAACCGATCATAATTGGACTGGGCGCCTGGTTTAAAATTAAGGAGCAGCGACGAGCTGCGCGAATCTCCGCGTGGTCTCGTGTATATCCTCAGCTCCGGCAATGGCCGAGATGATGGAGATTCCATCCGCACCAGCCCTGATGACCGGCGGAGCATTCTCCAGGGTGATGCCGCCGATGCCCACCACGGGAATGGTCAGGCCGCTTCGTCTTAGCTCTTCAATGACAGTAGTTCCCCGGACGGCCTGGGCATCATCCTTGGAAGTAGTAGGATAGACAGGTCCGACTCCGAGATAATCGGCTCCGTCCGCGATGGCCTGCCGGGCTTCCGTTAGATTATGCGCGGAGACTCCGATGATCTTATGCTCACCGAGCTGCTCACGGATCAGCCGGGCAGGCAGGTCATCCTGGCCGACATGAATACCATCGGCATTAAGCACTGCGGCAAGCTCCAGATCATCATTCACGATGAACGGGATGTTATAGGCCCGGCATATCTGCCGGAGTTGTTGGCCTAGACGGAGCAGAGCGGCACCTTTAAGCGCAGAGGGACCCTTTTCCCGAAACTGGAACAGAGTAATGCCCCCATCGGCAGCAGCTGTTAAAGTGTCCTCCGGCGAGCGGCGGCAGTTCACACTGCCCATAATGAAGTACAGCTTCAGCAGTCTGCGCATATCCTCGCTGTCAATCCGTGTCATAACGTTATCCCCCTTGATCTCATCCTG is a window encoding:
- a CDS encoding HEAT repeat domain-containing protein, producing the protein MSTALLQELHQEYRRLYIAGSELAAGDFRLKRLLPQFQQLGERSPVFKKLGEGITALIEPGSPDGPAPGIQLQENTLLLESVLYTQGTTTVDGTPGLLPVRKFTLQTNQTYRKLAPVIEALTTTGSGRYEIVLDAYKEGVFQDLRLLPLAVSALNDPYSELAEYAKNHILPSYGPEIAGYLLESFNPAGGRSEVRKLEVIAQAGASSHLDVIVQAAENGSDEIRAAAMKCLGEYGEYTALLLEWSSDKKKIIREAAYTALAAGGTAQGAERLIEVFLQKKDREMLAAVLAYGAPAEVYARLTALFMDELTAAPETNADKKITEKAWDELAPFMAALRQAKSAELDAIYSYVLKEYDRYTSLGWIHLIDQAAWYKQESADNAALEELAELAQRSVRYLPNYFHAAKRRVSPQEKFDRFAGTLTETKLIGQAAKQAAQRSQLLIHTIEEQAVDLYWDYEVRWDASGVRQYNRRIMSAEEVAAEWDPRWLEWSIKQDAMNLACVFARPGHQGVQNYLRGKLEGTLKRYTYDRLANIFKGLERAELPETERLELLISALEENNVRNLYTFDHYLFEMMERFPASYVDRVKEIAPRFKYESKRQLEYILDQLVSKQ
- a CDS encoding AAA family ATPase, with protein sequence MSTEQGQLQDYMRLPAEILYREELEALRKEDSGRIPAGWQMSPRSVLTFITGGKAGKTVITPKYIGNTRLIEMAVATLVTDRALLLIGEPGTAKSWLSENLAAAIYGNSGMVVQGTAGTSEEHVRYSWNYAMLLANGPTPEALVKSPIMRAMEDGGIARFEEISRCASEVQDALISILSEKTISVPELGKETSARKGFSIIATANTRDRGVNEMSAALKRRFNIIVLPAPSDLETELSIVKKRVGEIASSYELQAAVPADEALLKVVTIFRELRSGMTLDKKEKVKTPAGVISTAEAISLLTNSMALAASFGSGELTDEDLAAGLQGAIVKDDDKDKLVWKEYLDNVMKKKGADWRGLYQACKEMNE
- a CDS encoding DUF5682 family protein; protein product: MSRAAVAGVHVFGVRHLSPGGARHVLEYLNELQPTAVLIEGPSDASGEIRHLTHAVTKPPVAILAFTEDLPVRTVLWPFAVYSPEYQGMKWAQEHGAQAEFIDLPSSVTLGLQDALRQDAGGRPELKPVAEEQGEPAEEEVREPESVYSRIARLAGEHDYDMYWERNYEHNASSGAYRAAILAFSGQMRELSESTERAEQPREYAYNALRESYMRRQIQLKIDEGHLPEKIVVICGAYHAAALADLSEGMSDAELASLPARSTKLTLMPYSYYKLSTMSGYGAGNAAPHYFQMMWELMASGRSEELPHLYLSSVARMVRRAGTHRSTAEVIEAVRLAESLASLHGGSAPTLRDLRDAAQTLLGHGDLAVIADSLARVDVGTNIGRLADGVSQTPIQDDLNRLLKRYKLEKYRSTVASDLTLDLRENRRVSSSEAAYLDLHRSVLFHRLELLGIHFARNVPSGQSGATWAEHWILQWAPEVEIEIVESTLLGETIEVAAAYVLREKLLECSSISEASALIVTACECAMTTQMEESSRVLQRLAVDSRDVVSIATAARELAKIIGYGDIRKVDTAPFIPLLEELFRRGCLFLLDASGCNDEAAALMIGAMNDLNNISQEHSEIADTALWLQELLQLAQRDDRNPRLSGFACAILMERGAIPAGEVAAEVSRRLSPGIPADLGAGWFEGLSMRNRYGLLSRMSLWEQLNDYINALEDEEFKRALVFLRRAFSTFSPREKTMIAELLGELWGVNTEQAAEILTGELKEEEAKMLDDLNDFDFGDL